The Candidatus Tanganyikabacteria bacterium genomic sequence CGCTCAAATGACCTGGCGCCTATCGGACGCAGGCACGGAGGCCTGCGCCACCGATGCAACGGGTGGGGCCGGCCTCCGTGCCGGCCGCGATGCCGGAGCGAAGTCATCAGAGCCGCGCTATGAGACCGAGGTGTGATTCCGGCGGGCGACACAACCGGCACGCAGGGCCTTCGACCGGAAGGCACCCCGTGTCCGGGGCCTTGCGGAGTCTGACCGAATTGCGAACGAGGAGGAAATGGAAAGATGGCTATCGCCGACGCAACCGCCAAGAAGCTCGCCAAGCCCGTGGCAAAGGCTCTCAAGAAGAAGACGATCGTGCCGCCGCACCTGCTCGAGCGGGCGAAGGCGGCCAAGCTGGTCGACCGGTACGTCAAGCAGAAGCTGACCACGGCCGGGTCCACGGTCCCGGAGATCACCGACCTGGCGTTCAAACCGGCCAAGATGAAGGGCCTGTGGGCTTTCAAGGGCAAGGCCCAGCGGCAGGCGCTCGTGATGGGACGGCCGCTGGGCGGCCAGATCCTCGAGTTCAAGGGAATGGTCAACACCCTGACCGAGACGGTGTCGGGCTTCGCGTCGAAGGTGATCGGCAATCTCCGGAAGTTCTAGGCACCTCGGCAGCCGGGTGAGTTAGCCCTCCCGGTTCGCGCCCCCCGCCCGGCGGAAGCGGGGGGCGCGATTTGCGCGCTCGCGGGGACCGAGCGCGCACCTGGCTGCGACCCGGTTGTGATTGCCGCGGCCGAGAGCTCTCCAAGAGGAGGATTTCAAGATGGCAAGCATTCCAGGCATCCAGGTCGTCAACGGCCCGAAAGTCCAGCCGGACGTGATGGTGCGCCTCCGGCCGGGGGCCGAAGCGCCCGCGATCGCGGCGGCGAAGCAAAACGGCGCCGAGGACGTCTTCGTGCGGATCGGCGAGGACACCTACGTCGGCAGCAAGCGAGTGGGCGGTTCCCCGGTCAAGTCCGGCCAGGCCGTCGAACTGGCCGGGCGGATCGGCAAGGTGATCGCGGTGGACGACGACCAGCGCGGCAAGCGCGAGTTCACGCGGGTCTCGGTCGAACTCGTGTCGGCCGTGGCCGCCCTGGGCGCCGGGCTGTTCGGGTTCACGGCCTTGCTGGTGGGCCTGTCCGGAGCCGGGTTCTTGGCCCTCGGGCTCGGAGTGCTTCTGATGGCGGCAGCCGTGGCACTCTATTACCTCGGCACCCGCCTGCGGGACTGGCTCACGCAGCAACTCGGCGAACGCGCCGACCTCGAGCGGCTGCAGGCCTTTGGCGACGCCGTCGTGGACTAGCGAATCGTACCCGCAAAGGGGATCGGGGCTTCGAGCCCTCGATCCCCTTTTCCCTATCAGGCGATGACGCCAAGTCCATCCAGGTGCGCCGTGTCGCCAAGGAAGAGCAGGCTGGCGCCGGCCGGACCCACCTCGACCGCCGTGAGCGATCCCTCGGGAACCGCCCACTCGGGCCGCCCCGCGAAATCCGCGCCCAGCAGGGCACTCATAGCGGCGCTCAAATGACCTGGCGCCTATCGGACGCAGGCACGGAGGCCTGCGCCACCGATGCAACGGGTGGGGCCGGCCTCCGTGCCGGCCGCGATGCCGGAGCGAAGTCATCAGAGCCGCGCTATCAGCATGACCTGGATCGGGCCGCCATGGGTCACCAGGAGGGCGCTACCCGGCTTCGTGGCGAGGATGTCGTGCATCGCCGCCAGCACTCGACTCTCGAGGGCGCGCCGGCTCTCTCCGCCGGGCGGGGCGAAGTCCTCGCCGCGGCGCCAGGCCACGAGGGTCGGCTCCTTGCGCCGCTCCGCCTCTTCCAGGGATACGCCGGTAAGGTCGCCCCAGTCGACCTCCATCAGGCCCGCGTGCACCGCGGCGCGGAGGCCGGTCCCGAGCAGGGCGATGATCGCGGTGAGGCGGGCACGCCGGAGAGGACTCACGTACGCGGCGGGCAGCGTCTTGCCGCCGTCGGTCAGGGCGGTCAGGCGCCGCCCCAGGCGGATGGCCTGCAAGACGCCCAGGCCGCTGAGCCCGTCGTCGCGCCTGCCGCGCAGGATGGCCCCGCCTTCGGGTTGCCCGTGGCGGGCCAGGTAGAGCGTCGTGAGCATGGCTTGTGACCTCGTCATCATTGCATTCGCTCGCCGTTGCCGGGCTGCCGCCTTCGTTTCAGGCGAGCACCCGTCGATCCCGGAGGCGCTTCATGGCCCGGAACGCCGACCGTTCCGACACACCGCAGATCCGGGCGACCTCTTGCGAGGCGAAGCGCCCGTACCGCCGCAGGTACGCGAGGACGAGCACGTCGCAGAGGCCGAGTCCGCGGGCATGCAAGTCCCGCAGCTCCTCGAACGACAATTCGGCGGGCTCGACCACGAGGCTCCTCCTTTCGCGCCGCGGCGGCGCCGAGGAGGGTGTCCCGCCCGGGAGCTACAGGTCGGTCACAGATCGCCATGGCCGAGCAACTCGGCCAGCTCGTCGGCGTCGGGGGCGTACCCGAGCTGCCGCTCGCAAATCAGCCGGAAGACCTGGACCTGGTGGCGGGCGAGTTCCCGCCGCCCCTGGGCCAGCAGGATCTCGATCAGCAGGCGGTGGGAGCTCTCGTCGGTCGGATGGATCTCGGTCATGCGCCTGGCGAGCGACTCGGCCGCGGCGGTGTCCGAGCGCGAGCGGTGGAACTCCGCGGCAAAGCGGAGGCCTTCCACGGTCCGGGCCCGCAGGCCCGCGCGCTCGACCTCGAAGTAGGGGAGGAGCACCTCTTCGTCGAAGAGATCGCCCTTGTATAGCGCGGCGGCGTCGCCATACTGGCCTGCGGCCGCCTCGGCGTCGCCGGCGGTCCGCCGGGCGTCGGCTCCGGCCAGCAGCGCCTCGAGATCGGCCAGATCGGATTCCGCCACCGCCTCGGGGAGTAGCCGGTACCGATCCTGATCGAAGACCACGTACCGTGCCTGGGCTCCGTCCGCCCCGGACTCGAGCGACTTGCGCAGCGCGTGGACCACCACCCGGAGGGCGTGTTCGGCACCCGAGCCCACCGCGCCGCCCGAAAGGGACTCGGCCAGCATCAGCCGATCCGCGCCCTTTGGCGAGACCAGCAGGTAGGCCAGCAGGATCTTGGCCTTGCGCCGCGGCCACTGCAGCTCCCGGCCGTCCGGGAGGAACACGCGCAGCGGCCCCAGCGCCTGGACTTTCAGGCCGGCAATCCGCGCCGCTACGCCGGCTTGCGGCCGTGGGGCCGTCGCGGGAGAGCCCGTGCGTTCGAGCAGGCGCCGGGTAAGACCCGCCTCCCGGAAGCCGAGCGGCGGAAGGGCGGCCGCCACCCGGGCGAACTCGCCCGCCGCTCCGGGGCCGGGCGCCTCGGAACCGGTCGCGCCCTGCGCCACCAGGAGGGTCACCTGATCCTCCGGGAGCCCGGCTTCCTCCCAGCCGGCCGCCTCGAGGACCGTGGCCTCGAAGGATGGTCTGTCGCCGCGAGCCAGGGCGGCCGTGGCCACGGAGACCAGACAGGCGTAGACCCCGGCGCCGTCGCCGCGTGCCTCGAATGCTTCCCGGGCGGCGCGGAACGCCTTCTCGGCTTCGCCTGCACGCCCCGATTGCGCCTCGAGACGACCGTGCCACAGGCGCGCCAGCGGCTCGGCGGATTGCCGCTCCGGATCCAGGGCGTCCAGCCAGGCCGCCGGAGTCGGGCGGCCTGGCGCTTCGTGCCGCTGGCCGCCCGGGCCGGCATGGGCCAGCAAGTGCGCGATGGCCGCTTCCCAGTCCTCGGAACGCTCGTAGGCCGCCGCGGCGGCCAGGTGCCATCCGCCACGCGTTTCAGGCGGAGCCGCCTCGCGCTCGCGCACCAGGGCCGCCACTCCCGGCGCGAGGCGAATCTCACCCGCCAGCTTGCCTGGCAAGACGCAGTAGCGGCGACCCAGTTCCTGGAGGTCGCGCCGGCCGGCGCCGATCTGCTCGAGGACCTGGAGCCGTGGCCGCCCGAGCAGCGCGGCCATGCGGAGCGCATCCCTGGCAGGGGCGTCCAGATCGTCCCAGATCGCGCCTGCCACCAGGTCCAGCAGGAGGTTCCAGGGGGGATCGGGAACCGTCGCATCGCGCTCGAGGGCCCGCGCCAGGGCCTGCGCCAGCGCACGCACCGCAATGGGCCACCCCGCCGCTTCGGCCAGCAGCTCGCGCCAGGCGGCTGGCACCGGGTGACCCGAAACCTCCTGGAAAGTCTCGTTGACCTCTCCCGAAGAGAGCGCGAGATCGAAAGGCCCCAGGCAAGCGGCCTCGCCCCTGGCCGCCAGTACCGACCAGAGCGGCGCCGGCTCGGTGCGCGTGGCCGCCAGGATTCTCACCCCGCGGTCTTCCAGCGCCTCGCGGATCAGCGGGTCTAGCCGGGCGCCCGCGAGGTGAAGATCGTCCAGGACCATCGCCGCTCCGGTCGCGGATTCGAGCGCGGCGCGAAACCGGTCGGCCAGGCCGGGGTCGTCGTCCCCCCGGATCGGGAAACGCACACGGGCGGATGCCGCATTCGCTTCGAAGGTCTCGAGCAGGCGGCTCTTCCCCCACCCGGCCGGAGCCGCCAGGATCAGCCCTCTCCAGCGGGGATCGTACCGCAGCTCGCGCAAAGTCCTTACACCGCGAGGGGCGGGAAGATCCGCGCCAGGACCGGGTTTGTGCGAAACGCGTCTGCTAGCCCGGAAAGGGCCTCCAGGATGTCGAGGATGCGCTCGGGCGCGCTCGCGCGGGCGATCTCGGCGCGCGCTTCCCTGGGTGCCA encodes the following:
- a CDS encoding histidine phosphatase family protein codes for the protein MLTTLYLARHGQPEGGAILRGRRDDGLSGLGVLQAIRLGRRLTALTDGGKTLPAAYVSPLRRARLTAIIALLGTGLRAAVHAGLMEVDWGDLTGVSLEEAERRKEPTLVAWRRGEDFAPPGGESRRALESRVLAAMHDILATKPGSALLVTHGGPIQVMLIARL